The Juglans regia cultivar Chandler chromosome 16, Walnut 2.0, whole genome shotgun sequence nucleotide sequence AACACAATGTGGTTCACAAAGTTTTTAAAAGCTTGAAACAAGTATTTTCTAAAATGACTGTTATATccaaaaagaaattacacaaaaacaatcctacaaattgacgtggtttCATAtaattcgttagatctactttataatttgataaatcatattaagtcacatcagtttgtaagattatttttgtataatcacttTTTGATTAGAgtattttccattttcaaaatttctctaACTATATATATCCTTGATGCCTAATTTTTCTCCCCACAACTTCGAGAACGTCCCCAAGCTGGCTAGCAACAGTACTTCAAGTCATAAGTTGTGAATTGATGATTGAGTTTAATGCTTCAGGAAAATTGCAAAAAATGGCGTTCACATTTCTTTTTGCCTTTGAGTCAAAATTTTCTAACAACCATTCTATAGCAGCAGCTGGTGGTGGCTGATGAGCACCAAACACAGCAAAAATTTCCAGATGCTAGCTAGAACggggttgtttggatgttgatatagtttcatctcatcctatctaatctcatatcttctcatCACATTTAAACACCACTCAAATATAcgcttttcaatttcaaattttaaaatttttcatctaatcattacaacttttccaaatttaaaaaaaaaaaaaaatcaattttttcaaatctcaaaataaaaagaatattaaaaaaagaatattataataatattataattttttttctctcatttctcaaaatcttataaaacatcataactcaaatcatttcacttctattcacaaatttcttatttcatctcatctctcaatcatTCTCATCTAGGTGCCggttgaatagtgagttgagatgaaagttgaataaaatattattagaatattattttttaatattattatatattcatttaggatttgaaaaaattaaattatttattatattttgtgtgaaaatttaaaaaaaatataataatgagataagataagatgtgataagacactttcactatccaaacggatttGTAAGTAAGGTTTGAGGGTTAATCatactattttattgtttttttaaaagggaAAAATCACAATTTGCAGCCTGAACACTTcgtttttacataaaaatgattaacactacaaataaactactaaatttttataatttgtattctTGATTAAAATCTAATTACAGTTGAAATCGATGAAAAGTGAGAGTAGTTTGGGGACATAAATGCGTTTCCCTAAAATAAATAGGGGAAGAATGAGAGCCAAACCACACCAGCAAATTGCCAATCATGTGGtcctgacaaaaaaaaaaaatgtattttaatcaCATGCATTTCTTCTTTGTTAATGctaaaataatatatccatCCACGAATCCGCCACAAGCTGTCAAAGAGTTATTATATATCCAAGAGCTCAACTATTTACAAGTTTGTAAATATGTAATTTACtgtgagatttattataattatatataaaaaaaaatcaaagcacaaataatttcttatattagcTAACGAGGCAGCCTTCCACattatttggatagtgaaaacaattcatctcatcattataatttttttaaattctcatataaaatataataaacaatttaattttttcaaatttcaaaataataataatattaaaaaataatattctaacaatattttattcaacttttaattttgatctaaaatcatttcatctcatcaacATATCCAAACCACACCTCAATCCATCCTATTATCACTCTAAAACATATCGAGcattgtataatttattatggGAATAATTGGTACATGCTCCTCAAACTAGTAAGACTCTACTCATAAGTGATAAGCAAGCTGATAAATTATGAGTAATGATAGAACGATACAAGTTCGAGATGTGCAAGTCTCATACAAATTCTTTGAAAGAAGTAGgaccattaaaataaaaaagtaattttttttttttatttttcaaatgaattatacttttttttaaatggcttGTATGCTCTCTAACTtgcacaaatcattttactagaAAATAGTACTTATGAGTTTGGACAGGAGCTGTccacaaatattattattctctaTACAAATTTTGATTGTGTAAGTTGGCTGCTGCATGCCCTTATTACCAATATTCTCACTAAATTAACTACTTCAAAACTGGTACTTGTCCTTCAAAAGTGCCTTTTGAGATTCTTGAAATCCATAGACTCAACACACTCCAACCTATCCCTGTGAAGATTCAACAGTTTCAACAACTCTGTGGCCTTCTCCTTTGTTCTATCTGCACAACCAACCTGTAACAGCAACAGCAGCTTCTGAAACGCACCCACTTGAAGTGcttcaacaacaacaacacTTGCCTCTTCCCTCTTTTCATTCTTGCAAATCAGCTTCCAAAGGATGGACACCGAGAACTCGGTTGCCAAATCCGATACCCTCAGTATCTTCTTAACTAAAACCGGCATGGTCAGAGCATGATTGTAGGCCTTCTCTATCCCTTGTTCACTGCTGCATATCCCATCAAGAACACCCTCTGCCTTCTCGCACATGCTTCTTTCGTTATCTACAAGTAATTCTAAAAGCAAAGAGACCAAACCCATATCCACAAATCTTTCTATAATTGCCTCATTTGGAAACGAGCGGCTGACCATGTGATATATCACCATTAACGAAGCTTTTGTTGCAGTAGGGCAAATGGGCTCTTTAATCAGCTTCACTAATGCTTCCAAAGCTCCTTCAATCTTGGAAAATGATTCTACCCTACTCTCATCCAATGAAAGAACATCCTTTAAAGCCAAGACTGAATTTCTTCTCCCCGACAAATCCCCACACTTCAAAAACCAGGCCATGCAATGCAATGAAGCAGACGATTGGAGGTAGGACTTGGCCTCTCTGTCCAATGGGAAAAGTAATGCTAAAGTCGACAAGATCTCCTCCAACACCGCAGCATTTCTGTCGAAAGACACTTTGGAAAATATGTCAAACGCAGCCGACAAAACACTGCCTGTCGTGTTGGCCACAATGCACCGCTTGTTTCGGTCACTCTCCTTCGCCAATGCCTTGAGCTTGGTCACCAACTTCAGGCACCCAGCTTGGTCTTCAAGTTCACTTGCCATGGTAATCTTACGAAGGAGTTCTGAAACCTGCGCCGAAGTCACGGGAATCCGAGGCGTGGGAATCCTTTCAATGCCATGGGACCCGTTCTCAACGCACCAGTCTTGTATCATCTTCCTTATGGCATGATTCGGTATTGGCTCCAGACTCTTCAATTCCTGGTTTGTAATGGGACAGGTCTGGTTCCCGGCCTCGAGCCACGTCTCGATACTCTCACGGTCGTACGTAATCCCGGTGGAAAACGTGACCGGATCTTTCATCAAGTCTAGAGAAATTGGGCATCGGAAATGGCCCGGTATCGTCAGCTCCATGTCTCTGTTCTCGCCCCATGGCTGCTCCTTACCGGCACGGCGATCGGCTCTTCGCCGTCTCCACGAAGAGATCATTCTGTGTGAAGGAATTGGATGAGAATTGGCAGCACTGGGAATGAGTTTTTATGTTACACGTTAAAAGACGAAggaatatttacatatattaataagCACACGTTCAACATTCAAAACTTGTGGAGTAATCTGATATTGTGGTttgaaaccaaagaaaaaagcGATCAGTAGAACTAGAAGAATGGGTTTTGAATATTCAAACCTTTGAATTTGACatggtaaaataaaatcaaacaaccGTCCGTGTACGTGGTTTTGTCGGAATATATAGAATTGATCAAACCCCtctaaattaaaaacagaaaacaaaaatcaaaagtttgacACGAAAGTTGGTCAACTAGTCGGTGGACTGACCGACTGACTCATTCCCCACACATACAGCGCACCTTTTTGCTCCATGTGAGAAAGGCATGCATAGATGTTGCtcgttttttcattttcttcgtCTTGGCAAAACAATTATCATTTGGCTTTCCCCTTCACTTACCTCAACCCTCGGGtccttaattgttttaattcagagacttttatttattgagtatttagtGCTTCTGATAAATTAACTctcaatttttaagtttaatttttaatctaacTATTTCAAGTAGAGATaacagatatataaaatgtgtcttataatatttacaaattttttaatattattcaaaaaattcaaactaataatgataaaatttatatattctatatcaaaaaatttaagGTGAtagcaattttttattattatttatatttatattttaacattccATTCAACACGtgagatgaatttttttaataagtaagtttaatatgtaaaatatttaattaaatgaataaagtaTAGAGTTAGCATTGAATACTAGACATTTACTTTGatacaataaaaaatctcccatttccttaaaattttaaatgaaaaaaataaattttattatttatatttatcactTCACATATTTCACTTAAGAGTAATACTAGGTATacgttttaaatagataaatcttatataagttctttataaaaaaataatttctattaataaaaattaattttttatgctataaaaatctacatttttataaaaaaattatttatttaaaatttatacaaatcattctTAAATATCTTTCAAACCGAGACAAAAAAAAGTTAGTCCTAAGACAACTAAGACAAGTATCCAACAGTACTAGGTTTTCCGATTCACATGCAAGTTGGGATCCTGAACGCGTACTTGACGCGCACGCACGACCTTGCAATTAGGCGGTGATCGGGCTCACTCGTTGGCGCCTAACTGACAAACGCGTGAAGGACTGGGTATTTTATAGTGGTGAGCAACCCGGCTGGAAATGCGTGCACCAACACTTGCGTATTCCTCGCAGTGCACGGAAGCATATATTTTATACGTATGGGACAATCTACAGTGACAGAACCTTGTTTGGTTAGAACGCCCTCAAagtttttcaatatttcctGGCTGGATTGATTTTTTTGACTACACTCAGCTTAGCTAAATTCAATTcagatttagatattttttaatatttaaatattaaaattttaaattattaaattcatctcaatttaaaatttttttataagcaaaacttataatatttttaactcaatacctctttacatgtgggattcataatattttttaactttttataaatatatctaaattcattttaatatttaaatatatctaaactcatcttaggtcgACCCTACAAAACTCAgtactccaccatctcaactcattactattcataaagaactcaactcaattcaactcaactcaatatcgAAACGCAATCTTAatcaatcaaattttaaaaaataaattcttctctcatttccacaaccgaataaaaaataaatcattgaaaaattcacaaatatcctcaaaagttttcataaccAACCATACTAGCACGTATTACAATCTCGTGTATAACCTTCTCATAGTACAATTATCCGTGGGGATGGAATTTAGAGTATATAATTCCTATTCTAATCAAAGTTGTGAAAATCGTACCGTACCaaccggtacggccggtattttccATACCGGTCATTAGGCCAATACAGGTATTACATGTATTTCGTATCGGCTtaaataccggccgtttcggcttGTACCGGctgatatttcggccttcatttttttttaaatctttcaaactacaagttcattttttgacccccaattcagactatttataatttatatatatatgtatttatatatagattattattttgaaatataattttagaatataatttatttatatattgactatctcgaaatgttatcccgaaacggtattTCGCAACGGtatcgatatcgaaatatttcgttccagaaTATTGACCAGTACAGGATTtggtatggtattcaaaatattgattctaatagttttcttaattttaagcTAAATATCTTTACACCAAATTAAATCTCGAATGGTTAGTCAAGCATCCAATGAACGAGCATTCAGTAAGATTAGGTGAGGACCTCGAAGGCTCGAAGTACTGTTACATGAGTAAAACCTAGGAAATCTAcgaatatcttttaaaaatccGAGCAAATCGTCTTCTTCTACCTTTTCGTTACAATCATAGTACGATTACTTTTGGACTACTTTAGCTTTTGAGGATTCTGGAtagaattaatgaaaataatctatataattttagaatatataacttttatgtggtctatttgaaaaaagtaaaatataaaaataaaaaatcttaagacttgtaattgaaaaaataatattttcataatttcctatattgtttttaaaaaaagtatgcaAAATTTACGCATCAtaaaactgtatttaacattactttaTCTTAAATTAGTATATAGTGTGCGAAATTTTATCCAATAAAAAGCTATcatatcactttttttaattatatttaaaataaacttatCCTAACCCAATTAaaacttacatttttttttatggaaattgCTTCTCCTATAGAAGGTGGTCACCGATGGTGGCCActgaatgcatttttttatttttacttaattttttaaaatgaatatatatttttttattttaacaaagaaatatttaacaaatttaaaaaaaaatattaaaaaaaaaattgcctatTCGGTGTTGGTTTCGGTGGACTCCTTTCGTAGGAGTAGCAccgtctcttttttttatatatataattgatggtAGTTGTCGGCTGCCATATTCCGGCCAACTCCAGTTGCTGGCTGCCAGATTTCGACCGATGGCAATCATCATCCAGAGTGACCGTATTCGAAATAGTAAGAACGTAAGTTTTCAGCTATATATGTtcattgcaaaagaaaaattccGGTAGCATCCTATAAGATATCAACCCATTCAAAATCGGACTTGAAAGTTTCATTTCATCCTGCTCAAGTGGTTGCACACCTGCATCAACTTCAAAAGAGGTATTGAATATAGCGTTAgtcttctctcaactctctctaaGAAGTCGAGGTGAAGTTTGAGGTAGAACACGTTGTTAGTCACTTTAAGCCGAATTATCTAGGCAAATGATGGATGATATTCAGGAGAAATCGAGTAGATGTTAACAGAGGATGAATCCAATGTCCTGGAATTGGATGGGAAGGGGGTGACTGAAACCAAGGAGAAGGGTGATCGAAGTTTGGTGGAAAAGTTGTTTACTGATAGAGTAGTTGGGAAAGAGGTGATTTTATCAACAATGACAAAGATCTAGAGAGTTAGCAAACCAGCTGTGTTTCAAGATTGTGGGCCAAATGTGTTTATGGTTACCTTTGCTACACATGCCAATAAGCATAAATTGTTGTCTGGAAAGCCATGGCTTTTCGATAATGGTCTTTTGCATTGAAGTTATTTGATGGGTTTTCTCAATCGAGCAAGATCAAGTATGATAGTCAAGAATTCTGGGTTCAACTTCACAATTTGCCATTAGCATACATGAACAGAGTATGTGGAGCGCAGATAAGCAAGTCAATTGGTAAAGTAGTTGAAGTGGATATCCCGGATGATGGTATTCGGATGGGGCAAGTTCCTCAGGATTAAAATTGAAGTGAAATTAAATCAAGCTCTGTCAAGAAAGAGAATGATCAGTGTGAATGGTGAGAAGGTTTGGATTCccataaaatatgaaaagttgccCAAGGTGTGTTTTACGTGTGGATATCTTGTAAATGAACCAAGGGCTGTTAGTTGAAAATGGGGATTCAGAGCATCATGTAGAACAAACACAACAGTTGGGTACGTGGCTATGTGCTGAATCAATATATGAGACGAAGTCACTATAGTGAGAACTTTTACAAGGAAAAGATGAATGCGGGCCGCTGTAATGAGTCAGATGGAAATGGCAGAGTTGGGAAGGTCATCCATGGAGATCTCGAGAGGTTGAGGAAGAATTCTGAGGAGTGGGTGGAATTGGAAACATAATTGGGAGGCAGAGAAGGCAGAAATTTAGGAACCAAATCCAATTCAAATTTGATTTGGTTCTGAATTCCTGAATTGTTAGTTAGAGAGCAACAAAAGGAGAGCGAGGTTGAGGAATCTGAGAGAATGAGGaagataataaattttgaaaatatgaaggAAAGAGGAGGTGACGAGGCGAGGTTGGGTCTGGGTCTAGGCCTAGGTTTAGATCAACTCATAGAAAAGCAAGACGAAAGGAGGGGAAGTATTGGGTTGGATAGCTAGTCGAGCCCAACCTATGTAGAAAATCAAACTGAACTGCCTACTAATACATGTCCTGCTCCCAGTGGATGTATGTTTCACAAGAACAAAGGAGGATGGAAGAAACGTGCATGGGGAAAAGGTATGACAAGGGGTAAAAGTTGATCGATCCGGACCGAACCGACCCGAGACCAAGATCGGTCGGTCTTGATCCCTGAAATAAAGGACCGAGACTTTTTGGTCTAGTCCTGGTCCAGGGGTTTCCCACCCTGGATCGGATTAGACCGgctgaatttaaaaaaaatatatagtttatgtatattacttatataatagttatataatttttatataacttatcaccattaaaaatataaaattttaaatatgttattaaaaaattaatattctataaattaactaacatataatatcaattaattaattatatagtaattatataagttaagaatgtaaatttcatctaatttattatcattgatcatataaaataattttttattgagttagttacataatctacattaataattcacttaattttaatttaatattttaattaaattttttcattaatttatttaaaaaaagaagaaaaaaataattaggccgGACAGGACCAGATCGTAGTCCGATCCCTAGGGATGTTTGGTTTggggaaaatgatggaccgaaaatttcgGCCTATCACCCTCCCGCCCTCACCCCCCGTGCGgggaccgaactggaccgatTTACACCCATAGGTATGACTATTGCTAATGGCAATTTGAATTTACCTAAGAAAATGGGTTTAATggatgaaaatgatatttataaggGTGAGGAAGGTTGGAAAAGAATGAGAGGTAATGTAGATGGGGATTACAACATTACAGATATTTGACCTGGTGGTGGCTGCTGACCAGCACTACCAAGAGCAATGAAAgccttaagttggaactgtcgggggcttggTAACCCCGTACAGCTCATGACtagcactgttcatccgggtcgAGTTTTTTCtcggcccggtccggaacccgaaAAACAGGATTCCGGTTCTGGGTTTCGCCCCGAATAAAATGGATCCGAAACCCGGATTGTAAAACCTGGACCAACACGGTCCTGGTACGAGTTAGGGACCCTGGTACCGAGTTTAAACCCGGTACCTgggtcttttaaaaaaaaaacccgtaTTGATAAACCCTTCCCCCCCCGACTATTTCGacccacttctctctctctctagtctctctctctctctctagtctctcgctctctctctcgttgtgcTGCGGTAGATGTAGAAACCCTAGTCGCCGCCATCGCGTCGCCACATCTCCTTCGCCGTCGCCGCATCTCTATCGCCGTCGACCTTTGCTCTAGGTCGTTATTCCGGTAACCCCCCCTCCCCCGCGATTACTTTGactcacttttctctctctctctctctctctctctctctctctgattgtGTTGCGGCAGAAGCAAAAACCCTAGGTCCCTAGTCGCTGCCATTGTGACCCCATCATCGCATCTCCTTCGCCGTCGCCGCATTTGTTTGCCGTTGAGATGGGTCGTGCGGTGGTGTAGTTTTTGGAATGTTtggaaacttgttttttttttttttaaatctgtatTGGGTATCGACTTGTTTATGGATTCGTTGATTCTCTATTTTAATGAATCTGTTTGGatgttgggaaagttgaaggaaaaatgcccaaatttgtttacttcgtccttttcactctctgtatGTACTGTTTGGTTTGGGGAAAATGATGGACTGAAAATTTCGGCCTATCCCTCCCGCCCTCCCCCCCCCCGCGGGGACTGAACTGGACCGATTTACACCCATAGGTATGACTATTGCTAATGGCAGTTTGAATTTACCTAAGAAAATGGGTTTAATggatgaaaatgatatttataaggGTGAGGAAGGTTGGAAAAGAATGAGAGGTAATGTAGATGGGGATTACAACATTATAGATATTTGACCAGGTGGTGGCTGCTGACCAGCACTACCTAGAGCAATGAAAgccttaagttggaactgtcgggggcttggTAACCCCGTACAGCTCATGactaggactgttcatccgggtcgAGTTTTTTCTCGGCTCGGTCCGGAACCCGAAAAACTGGATTCCGGTTCCGGGTTTCCCCCGAATAAAATGGATCCGAAACCCGGATTGTAAAACCCGGACCAACACGGTCCTGGTACGGGTTAGGGACCCGGGTACCGAGTTTAAACCCGGTACCTgggtcttttaaaaaaaaaacccgtaTTGATAAACCCCTCCCCCCCCCCGACTACTTCGacccacttctctctctctctagtctctctctctctctctagtctctcgctctctctctctcgttgtgcTGCGGTAGATGCAGAAACCCTAGTCGCCGCCATCGAGTCGCCACATCTCCTTCGCCGTCGCCGCATCTCTATCGCCGTCGACCTTTGCTCTAGGTCGTTATTCCGGTAACCCCCCTCCCCCGCGATTACTTTGactcacttttctctctctctctctctctctcattgtgtTGCGGCAGAAGCAGAAACCCTAGGTCCCTAGTCGCTGCCATCGTGACCCCATCATCGCATCTCCTTCGCCGTCGCCGCATTTGTTTGCCATTGAGATGGGTTGTGCGATGGTATAGTTTTTGGAATGTTtggaaacttgttttttttttttttaaatctgtatTGGGTATCGACTTGTTTATGGATTCGTTGATTCTCTATTTTAATGACTCTGTTTGGatgttgggaaagttgaaggaaaaatgcccaaatttgtttacttcgtccttttcactctctgtatGTACTGTTTGGTTATTGGGGAAGTTGAAGCTCTCTGTATGTactgtttggttgttgggaaagttgaaaaaagcccaaatttgtttacttcatcattttcactctctgtaTGTACTCATCCGTACTCTGTTTGAGTCCAAGAGAAATTTCCATAAACACCACAGTTTGAGTCCAATGTATCTGGAATTCTTGGTGGTCAAGTTGATGGCTTTTGAGCTTAAAAGGCCTTGTTTGCATGACTAATTTATTTGCATGAATAACTaggggatgaaaaaaaaaaaatcccggGTACAACTCAGAACCCAGATTTTCGGGTTTTAGAAATTCGGATCCACCCAGGTTTCGGCTCGGGTCTGACCTGGAATAACCCGCTCCGGGTTTCAGCCCGGATTTGAAACTCGGGTTCCGGTCTAGGTATACCTAGATTCCAGGGTCGGAACCCGGATAAACACCTCTACTCATGACCTTCACTGTATAATGAAGGAGAAGAGACTTGACTaagttttcttaatggaaaccaAGTCCAATGCATATAGATGAGAGTTTTTGAAAAGGAAGTTAAAGTTTGCATATGGTTGTTTAGTGGTGGATCCTGTGGGAAGAAGTGGGGGACTGGTTTTGCTGTGGAAGCTAGGAATAGGAGTGACAATACAATTCTACTCTAGATTTCACATAAATGCAAGAATTAAAGTTGATTAGGATGTAGACGAATGTCAGTTTATAGGTTTCTATGGACACCCTGAGGCTAGTAAAAGGCAAGAAACATGGGATATTCTGGTGTCATTAAAGCCACTAGACCGCATACCTTGGTTTTTctgtggggattttaatgaaattctatcacaagatgaaaagaaaggagGAAGAACTCGGAGTGAAGCTCAAATGAATAAATCCAGGCATGCCTTAGAGAGGGGGGGCTTTATTTGATTTGGATTGGACAGACTCAAAATATACAGAGTAATAGGCATAAAGATGACACGTTTTCAATGGAAAGATTGGATAGAGGTGTTGCAAACAAGGGTTGGTAAGATTATTTCAACTCAGTAAAGGTGGAAACTCTAGTAGCTAGAATTTCTGACCACTGACCCTTGTTATTCTCCAGTTGGTAACAGGACTACTGTACAAGAGGACAAAGGAGTTCTTTTAAGTATGAAGTTGCATGGGGTTATGAAGAAGATTGCAAGAAGATAGTAAAGGAAGTGTGGATGAAGGAGGGAATAAGTGGAGAGTCATAAAGGAGGTGCAACACAGGCTCAAGCAAAGTAGATTAGCTTTATCAAGGTGGAGTAGAAATTATAAAACAGACACAGATAAAACCATTAAAGAGAAATCTACTTAACTTAAATAGTTGCAAGATGATGAAGGGAAACAAAATGTAgaggaaaaattgaatttacaaaGGGAATTGGGGGAGTTACTCCATAAAGAGGACCTAAAATGGAGGCAAATGGCAGAAAGGCATTGGTATCAACAAGGAGACATAAATACTCAATTTCTCCATGCTTGTGCTACATAGAGGAGAAAGtagaactttataaaaaaagtgaagGATTATGATGAGAATATTAGAAGTGAAGAGTCTGAAA carries:
- the LOC108993446 gene encoding U-box domain-containing protein 21-like, whose product is MISSWRRRRADRRAGKEQPWGENRDMELTIPGHFRCPISLDLMKDPVTFSTGITYDRESIETWLEAGNQTCPITNQELKSLEPIPNHAIRKMIQDWCVENGSHGIERIPTPRIPVTSAQVSELLRKITMASELEDQAGCLKLVTKLKALAKESDRNKRCIVANTTGSVLSAAFDIFSKVSFDRNAAVLEEILSTLALLFPLDREAKSYLQSSASLHCMAWFLKCGDLSGRRNSVLALKDVLSLDESRVESFSKIEGALEALVKLIKEPICPTATKASLMVIYHMVSRSFPNEAIIERFVDMGLVSLLLELLVDNERSMCEKAEGVLDGICSSEQGIEKAYNHALTMPVLVKKILRVSDLATEFSVSILWKLICKNEKREEASVVVVEALQVGAFQKLLLLLQVGCADRTKEKATELLKLLNLHRDRLECVESMDFKNLKRHF